From Cryobacterium sp. GrIS_2_6:
CGCGGCGAGGCGGGCGAGCGTCGCGTCGAGTTCGGCGCGGGTCAGGCCGTCGACGAGCTCGAGGCGCACCACGAGCTCTGGCCCGGCGAGCCGGCCGAGCGGGTCGCCGGCTGAGAGCGCGACGCCGAGCACGCTCAGCTCGCTCGTGATCGACGCCGCGAAGGCGTCGGCGACGGCACGGCTCGCGTAGCTCGGCGTCCACGGCTGGCCCTGGGCGATCGCCCACAGGGCCGGCCGCCGCACGACGTATTCGGTCGGCGCGGTCGGGTCGAGCACGACGAGGTCGGTGTTCTCCTGCGCAGCGGCGAGGGCGATCCGGATGCCGTCGGCCGGCACCGGCCGCGCCGCACTGTTCCACGCGGCCATGGCTTCGGCCGAGGTGAACACCGGGAGCACGTTCCGACCGTCCGGTCCGGCGACCGTGATGACCGAGAGTTCCTGGGTCTTGTCGACGAGGAGACCGGCGTCGGTGTGCCCGGCGTCGCCGAG
This genomic window contains:
- a CDS encoding SseB family protein encodes the protein MSPAVNLGSTGLPGGPEGQGGPGRAGVPADSAGQPWAGRAFEANDHADDDGSAPLDLLAALARYRDRESGEEAVVDAIRSSRLLIPLVTALGDAGHTDAGLLVDKTQELSVITVAGPDGRNVLPVFTSAEAMAAWNSAARPVPADGIRIALAAAQENTDLVVLDPTAPTEYVVRRPALWAIAQGQPWTPSYASRAVADAFAASITSELSVLGVALSAGDPLGRLAGPELVVRLELVDGLTRAELDATLARLAARWSANDTIATQVDSLRVQLAASS